A stretch of Plesiomonas shigelloides DNA encodes these proteins:
- the flgF gene encoding flagellar basal-body rod protein FlgF translates to MDKLLFTALSGARRTLMSQQVQANNLANVNTTGFRADLEQASTELLRGAGYQTRALVGEQALGSDFSGGALQRTDRPLDVAIQGDGFFAVETPQGEAYTRAGNFTTNDAGELSVNGHPLMGTDGPIVLPEYSQLTVGKDGTLSIVAPNGGLMQEAGQLKLVNPKPDQIAKSPDGLFRMLDNSSAPADDGVQVASGYLESSNVNAVDAMIRNMTLARNFELQVKMMKTAEDLTTAGNRLIRE, encoded by the coding sequence ATGGATAAATTGCTGTTTACTGCGCTGTCTGGTGCGCGTCGGACCTTAATGTCACAGCAGGTACAGGCCAACAACCTGGCCAACGTGAACACCACCGGTTTTCGCGCTGACTTGGAGCAGGCGTCCACGGAGCTGTTGCGTGGCGCCGGTTACCAAACGCGGGCACTGGTCGGTGAGCAAGCGCTGGGCTCGGACTTTTCCGGTGGCGCGCTGCAGCGTACCGATCGTCCGTTAGACGTAGCCATTCAGGGTGACGGTTTTTTTGCCGTGGAAACCCCACAAGGCGAAGCCTATACCCGCGCCGGTAACTTCACCACCAACGACGCCGGTGAGCTGAGCGTCAATGGTCATCCGCTCATGGGCACCGACGGCCCGATCGTGTTGCCGGAATACAGCCAATTGACCGTGGGGAAAGACGGCACGTTGTCGATCGTGGCGCCGAATGGCGGCCTGATGCAAGAAGCCGGTCAGCTTAAATTGGTCAATCCGAAACCCGATCAAATCGCGAAAAGCCCTGATGGCCTGTTTCGCATGCTGGATAACAGCAGTGCTCCTGCCGATGACGGCGTACAGGTGGCCAGCGGCTATTTGGAGTCCAGCAACGTCAACGCGGTTGACGCGATGATCCGCAACATGACTTTGGCGCGTAACTTTGAACTTCAGGTCAAGATGATGAAAACCGCAGAGGATTTAACCACTGCCGGTAACCGTCTGATCCGTGAGTAA
- the flgJ gene encoding flagellar assembly peptidoglycan hydrolase FlgJ, which yields MSMEISPDEAQASFLYNDVHQLQNIKGNRDQQQALRQVSQQFEAVFLQTVLKHMRQANNAMRDPDSPLSSRQQDFYQSFYDGQLASEMSKKSHLGIAEMLVKQLAAAVPKGNGKPVSGAPSESARAAESFAVTMHAKPAQGKPIQAPWLPATVLDRIFGGAAEISADGATAATSDPQKQNFINKLFPYAIRAARALGTSPSVLLAQAALETGWGRGILRRGDQSSYNLFNIKASPGWQGEQVTVAAPEVIDGQTVNQESPFRVYQSFAESFEDYVNFLRSNRRYAKALQHADNPERYFNHLQQAGYATDPQYARKLQGVWQQVQQMLE from the coding sequence ATGAGTATGGAGATTTCTCCGGACGAGGCGCAAGCCTCGTTCCTGTATAACGATGTGCATCAGCTGCAAAACATCAAGGGTAACCGCGATCAGCAACAAGCGTTACGTCAGGTGTCGCAGCAATTTGAAGCGGTGTTCTTGCAGACCGTGCTCAAGCATATGCGTCAGGCAAACAATGCTATGCGGGACCCCGACTCGCCACTTAGCAGTCGCCAGCAAGACTTTTACCAATCCTTCTATGATGGCCAATTGGCCTCGGAAATGAGCAAGAAAAGCCATCTGGGGATTGCAGAGATGCTGGTGAAGCAGCTCGCTGCGGCCGTACCGAAGGGCAACGGCAAACCGGTGTCGGGGGCGCCAAGTGAGTCGGCGCGCGCGGCGGAGAGCTTTGCCGTCACCATGCACGCCAAACCGGCGCAAGGCAAACCAATTCAGGCACCGTGGCTTCCGGCCACGGTACTGGATCGCATCTTTGGCGGCGCAGCAGAAATCAGCGCCGACGGGGCGACGGCGGCCACGTCTGATCCGCAGAAACAAAACTTTATCAATAAACTGTTCCCATATGCGATCCGCGCGGCGCGCGCGCTGGGTACCTCGCCATCGGTATTGTTGGCGCAAGCGGCGCTGGAAACCGGTTGGGGCCGTGGCATTTTACGTCGCGGCGATCAGAGCAGTTATAACCTGTTTAACATCAAAGCCAGTCCGGGTTGGCAAGGCGAGCAGGTGACCGTAGCGGCGCCGGAAGTGATTGACGGACAGACCGTGAATCAAGAGTCGCCGTTTCGGGTCTACCAGAGCTTTGCGGAGTCGTTTGAAGATTACGTTAACTTCCTGCGCAGTAACCGCCGTTATGCCAAGGCACTGCAACATGCGGATAATCCGGAGCGCTATTTCAATCATCTACAGCAAGCTGGCTATGCCACTGATCCGCAGTATGCCCGCAAACTGCAAGGGGTCTGGCAGCAAGTCCAACAGATGTTGGAGTGA
- a CDS encoding flagellar basal body P-ring protein FlgI gives MKRCYWLLALWLGSMSAVAAPLLDMVDVQGIRENQLVGYGLVVGLSGTGDKSQTKFTSQSIKNMLSQFGVQLPANADPKLKNVAAVAVSATLPPLAAKGQALDITVSSMGDAKSLRGGTLLLTPLRGVDGQVYAMAQGNLVVGGLNAEGASGSGITVNIPTAGLIPNGALIEREIPSSFLTNPDIVLNLKQPGFNTARNIEMAINRVLGPGVANAQSNAKVVMRAPLDPSQRVSFMAALENLKVAEGPTPARIIFNARTGTIVMGQNVRVRPAVVSHGSLTVNIVENSRVSQPNPLSNGQTVVTPQSNVSVNEERGKAFVWPAGTSLKTIVDAINSLGATPSDLMSILQALKQAGALEGELIVI, from the coding sequence ATGAAGAGATGTTATTGGCTGCTGGCTCTGTGGCTTGGCAGCATGTCAGCCGTGGCGGCGCCACTGCTGGATATGGTGGACGTACAGGGGATCCGGGAAAACCAGCTGGTCGGTTACGGCTTGGTGGTCGGTCTTAGCGGTACGGGTGATAAAAGCCAAACCAAGTTCACCTCACAGTCGATCAAAAACATGCTAAGCCAGTTCGGGGTGCAATTGCCGGCCAATGCCGATCCGAAACTGAAAAACGTGGCCGCGGTTGCGGTCAGCGCCACTTTGCCACCACTGGCGGCGAAAGGTCAGGCGCTGGACATTACGGTCTCTTCGATGGGGGATGCCAAGAGTCTGCGCGGCGGTACCTTGCTGTTGACGCCACTGCGTGGGGTCGATGGCCAAGTGTATGCCATGGCACAAGGTAATCTGGTGGTGGGTGGTTTGAATGCCGAAGGCGCCAGTGGTAGCGGGATCACGGTCAATATCCCAACCGCCGGTTTGATCCCGAACGGCGCCCTGATTGAGCGCGAAATTCCGTCTTCATTCCTGACCAATCCTGACATCGTTCTGAATTTGAAACAGCCCGGTTTTAACACGGCGCGTAACATCGAGATGGCGATTAACCGCGTGTTGGGCCCAGGGGTTGCCAATGCGCAGAGTAATGCCAAAGTGGTGATGCGGGCGCCGTTAGATCCGAGCCAGCGCGTGAGTTTTATGGCGGCGCTGGAGAACTTGAAGGTGGCGGAAGGGCCAACGCCAGCACGCATTATCTTCAATGCCCGTACCGGCACTATCGTGATGGGACAGAACGTGCGTGTGCGTCCAGCGGTGGTCAGCCACGGCTCGCTGACGGTGAACATTGTCGAGAACTCGCGGGTCAGTCAGCCTAACCCGTTGTCGAATGGGCAGACGGTGGTCACCCCGCAGTCGAATGTCAGCGTGAACGAAGAGCGTGGCAAGGCGTTTGTCTGGCCGGCTGGCACTTCACTGAAAACGATTGTTGATGCCATCAACAGCTTGGGTGCGACCCCGAGCGATCTGATGTCGATTTTGCAGGCACTCAAACAGGCCGGCGCGCTGGAAGGCGAGCTGATTGTCATATGA
- the flgH gene encoding flagellar basal body L-ring protein FlgH: MRRVLVLLTLLLAGCAHPPIGPYPGEDEFTPPPMKLPAMERDKDGGLFSTDYNMALFQDRRAFRVGDVLTVVLQEQTSSSKKAGTSFGKESNTSIGAATLFGSEYPKAASSLGADRDFKGNSTSSQQNSLSGSITVLVYEVMPNGILRVRGEKWLRLNQGDEYIRLNGLVRVDDIDGTNRVSSQRLADARITYSGRGALADSNSAGWLTRFFNSPFFPI; encoded by the coding sequence ATGAGACGCGTTCTGGTTCTGTTAACCTTATTGCTGGCCGGGTGTGCGCACCCGCCAATCGGCCCGTATCCGGGGGAAGATGAATTCACCCCACCGCCGATGAAATTGCCAGCGATGGAAAGGGACAAGGACGGTGGCCTGTTCAGTACCGATTACAACATGGCACTGTTTCAGGACCGGCGCGCGTTCCGGGTTGGCGATGTGCTGACGGTGGTACTGCAAGAGCAGACCAGCTCCAGCAAGAAGGCTGGTACCAGCTTTGGCAAAGAGAGCAACACCAGCATCGGTGCCGCCACCTTGTTTGGCAGTGAGTACCCGAAAGCGGCGTCGTCATTGGGTGCCGATCGCGACTTTAAGGGCAACTCCACCAGTTCGCAGCAAAACTCGCTCTCCGGCAGCATCACCGTACTGGTGTATGAAGTGATGCCGAACGGCATTTTGCGCGTGCGCGGCGAGAAGTGGCTGCGTCTGAACCAAGGTGACGAGTATATCCGTCTCAACGGTTTGGTGCGGGTGGATGATATCGACGGGACGAACCGCGTGTCGTCGCAGCGTCTGGCGGATGCGCGGATCACTTACTCCGGTCGCGGCGCACTGGCTGACTCCAACTCGGCAGGTTGGTTGACCCGCTTCTTTAACAGCCCGTTCTTCCCGATCTGA
- the fliD gene encoding flagellar filament capping protein FliD produces the protein MGITIGGIGTLPIEDLIYAQLYSERLPKETQWKRQEDQNSALITAYRETQSAVNKLRTAAEKLDSARELNKTTVVAGDDKILSASVNGTTASGNYEFDVTQMAQIGREKVVFDGTDKVPQDQTLTLTYGGKDFSVDVKAGSSLEDIAAQINGDKNNPGVKAAVVREEGDKYSLVISGKDTGKDNAVTVKSSNAATKIDSLQTAQDAVLKMGSLTFSSKNNKFENIIDGISIEAKQVGKTTVSVKPDNDGTKEAVKSFVTAYNELVDTIDKHSKATEVTDADGKKRKKPGALGGDSMTRGMMSQLRNSLGQVYDGKTLSMLGIKTDRQGKLEIDDEKLTKAINEDPESISTVFLGADGKSGLMQSITGNLKDFKTSGGNFTTRIDRLEQEQKKIGQDREDLDARLKVREQSLRDYYAKMDKMISSMQQTQNMLYGMLVS, from the coding sequence ATGGGCATTACCATTGGTGGTATCGGTACTCTGCCGATTGAAGATTTGATTTACGCACAGCTGTATTCCGAGCGTTTACCGAAAGAAACCCAGTGGAAGCGCCAAGAAGATCAAAACAGTGCCCTGATCACCGCCTACCGTGAAACCCAATCGGCGGTCAACAAACTGCGTACCGCAGCAGAAAAGCTGGACTCTGCGCGCGAGCTGAACAAAACCACCGTGGTAGCGGGTGACGACAAAATTTTGTCGGCCAGCGTCAACGGTACTACGGCCAGCGGTAACTACGAATTTGACGTTACCCAGATGGCACAGATTGGCCGTGAAAAAGTGGTGTTTGATGGCACGGATAAAGTGCCTCAAGATCAGACCTTGACCCTCACATACGGCGGCAAGGATTTTAGTGTTGATGTCAAAGCCGGTAGCTCGCTGGAAGATATCGCAGCGCAAATTAACGGTGATAAAAACAATCCGGGCGTGAAAGCGGCGGTGGTGCGCGAAGAGGGTGATAAATACTCGCTGGTGATCAGCGGTAAAGATACCGGTAAGGACAATGCGGTTACGGTGAAATCCTCGAATGCGGCGACCAAGATTGATTCTTTGCAAACCGCACAAGATGCCGTGTTGAAGATGGGCTCGCTGACCTTCAGCTCCAAAAACAACAAATTTGAAAACATCATTGACGGGATCTCGATTGAAGCCAAACAAGTCGGGAAAACCACCGTCAGTGTGAAGCCGGATAATGATGGCACCAAAGAAGCAGTAAAAAGCTTCGTCACCGCCTATAACGAGTTGGTCGACACTATCGACAAACACTCTAAGGCCACCGAAGTCACCGATGCTGACGGCAAGAAGCGTAAGAAGCCGGGCGCGCTGGGAGGCGACAGCATGACGCGCGGCATGATGAGTCAGCTGCGTAACAGTTTAGGTCAGGTGTATGACGGCAAAACCTTGTCGATGCTCGGTATCAAAACCGATCGTCAAGGCAAGCTGGAAATTGATGACGAAAAGCTGACCAAGGCGATCAATGAAGACCCAGAAAGCATCAGCACCGTTTTTCTGGGGGCTGATGGCAAAAGTGGCTTGATGCAAAGTATCACCGGTAACTTAAAAGATTTCAAAACCTCCGGTGGTAACTTCACCACCCGTATCGATCGCTTGGAGCAAGAGCAGAAGAAAATTGGTCAGGATCGCGAAGATCTCGATGCGCGTTTGAAAGTGCGTGAGCAATCGCTGCGCGATTACTACGCCAAGATGGACAAAATGATCAGCAGCATGCAGCAGACCCAGAACATGCTGTACGGCATGCTGGTCAGTTAA
- the flgL gene encoding flagellar hook-associated protein FlgL: MRMSTFQLNSMMMDGMQTANSNYNTTIMQMQRQTKILTPSDDPIGSVQIMLLQRQQAATDQYSKNIKNLMNEYTQQEALMRNGNDILLRGKELVLSLGNGAMTQDDREAVANELESIRDELLSVANSQNPDGDYQFAGNKLKNKPYSAPDYVYQGDSARRTSSTAEGVTLPVNMTADTIFGSGNNTVFKAIDDLTAALRDPATTQDELEAQMKNADSSIASTSVQLNSVWGGLGSQMQSLERMAGAHEDNTLMNKKMIGDIKDLDIPEAASRLKGYELALTATQLSYSKINDMSLFNYIK; the protein is encoded by the coding sequence ATGCGCATGAGTACGTTTCAGCTAAACAGCATGATGATGGACGGGATGCAAACCGCCAACAGCAACTACAACACCACCATAATGCAGATGCAGCGGCAGACGAAAATTTTGACGCCGTCCGATGACCCGATTGGCTCGGTACAGATCATGCTGTTGCAGCGTCAGCAGGCGGCAACCGATCAGTACAGCAAAAACATCAAAAACTTGATGAACGAATACACCCAGCAAGAAGCGTTGATGCGTAACGGCAACGATATTTTGCTGCGCGGTAAAGAGCTGGTGCTGAGTCTTGGTAATGGTGCCATGACCCAAGATGACCGAGAGGCGGTGGCTAACGAGTTGGAATCCATTCGTGATGAGTTGCTGAGTGTAGCGAATAGCCAAAATCCGGATGGGGATTATCAGTTTGCCGGTAACAAACTGAAAAATAAGCCGTACAGCGCACCGGATTATGTCTATCAAGGTGATAGCGCCCGTCGCACCTCCAGCACCGCCGAAGGGGTCACTTTGCCGGTGAACATGACGGCAGACACTATTTTTGGCTCCGGTAATAACACCGTGTTTAAAGCCATTGATGATTTGACCGCCGCTCTGCGCGATCCGGCCACCACCCAAGACGAGCTGGAAGCGCAGATGAAAAATGCGGATAGCAGTATTGCGTCAACCTCAGTACAGCTGAATAGTGTGTGGGGCGGGTTAGGTAGTCAGATGCAATCACTGGAGCGTATGGCCGGCGCGCACGAAGACAATACCTTGATGAACAAGAAGATGATTGGTGATATCAAGGATTTGGATATTCCAGAGGCTGCATCACGTCTGAAAGGCTACGAGCTGGCATTAACAGCCACTCAGTTGAGCTATTCCAAGATCAACGATATGTCCCTGTTTAACTACATCAAATAA
- the flgK gene encoding flagellar hook-associated protein FlgK, which translates to MSLINIGLTGLGAANAGLSTTSHNLVNMNTPGYTRQRIGLASQVGPGGVGAGVGVTGIDRLADGFLNTSLWRQSSALQQSNTQYRYMSKTEQILTADSSSINVGLDRFYSALSEAAVNPQDMALRQSILSQADAVVQRFNNMDAQLKSQRKQLDSQLDSSISQTNSLLASIAEMNKQIKEAGARGQTMTDVLDARDQAISQLSEQLNVNVQYKPDGTVDINLDQGQPLVSGNTASQLDMARDGVISIKRGDASFAMPRNIGGNIGGLMIFRDKDLVEKQKELDTMAYGFAQQFNTVHKQGYDINGNLSGKDMFSGADSVEGAASRLSLALKDPADLALGDDVDIGPGNGNNLTKLIALKDTPLAITLSPADQAEYGVTVAGLNGKTLSKAYTGICGDWAIQTAQIKAELTSNTSLYKQAFNDRESVCGVSKDEEAGNLMQYTQMYQSSAKIVSTAQQLFDTTLAMFN; encoded by the coding sequence ATGAGTCTGATTAATATCGGTTTAACCGGTCTGGGCGCGGCCAATGCCGGCCTGAGCACCACTTCGCACAATCTGGTGAACATGAACACGCCCGGATATACCCGTCAACGTATCGGTTTGGCCAGTCAGGTTGGTCCCGGTGGCGTGGGCGCGGGTGTCGGTGTAACCGGCATTGATCGTCTGGCCGACGGCTTTTTGAATACCAGCCTGTGGCGCCAGTCTTCGGCGTTGCAGCAGAGTAATACCCAATATCGCTACATGAGCAAGACCGAACAGATCCTGACTGCGGATAGCTCTAGCATCAACGTGGGTCTGGATCGTTTTTATTCGGCGCTCAGCGAAGCGGCAGTCAACCCGCAAGATATGGCGCTGCGCCAATCGATTCTGTCGCAGGCCGATGCCGTGGTTCAGCGTTTCAACAACATGGATGCGCAGTTAAAGAGCCAGCGTAAACAGCTCGACAGTCAGCTGGACTCCAGCATCAGCCAGACCAACTCGCTGCTGGCCAGCATCGCTGAGATGAATAAGCAGATCAAAGAAGCGGGCGCGCGCGGGCAAACCATGACCGACGTGCTGGATGCACGCGATCAGGCGATCAGCCAGCTGTCTGAGCAGTTGAATGTTAACGTGCAGTACAAGCCAGATGGCACCGTGGATATCAACTTGGATCAAGGCCAGCCGCTGGTCAGCGGTAATACCGCCAGTCAGCTGGATATGGCGCGTGATGGCGTGATCAGCATTAAGCGCGGTGATGCCTCGTTCGCGATGCCACGCAATATTGGCGGCAATATCGGCGGCTTGATGATTTTTCGCGATAAAGACTTGGTCGAAAAGCAAAAAGAGCTGGATACCATGGCCTACGGCTTTGCCCAGCAGTTCAATACGGTGCATAAGCAAGGTTACGACATCAACGGTAACCTCAGTGGCAAGGACATGTTCAGCGGTGCCGACAGCGTAGAAGGCGCGGCCAGCCGTTTGTCGCTGGCATTGAAAGACCCAGCCGATCTGGCGCTGGGTGATGATGTGGATATTGGTCCGGGTAACGGTAATAACCTGACCAAGCTGATTGCGCTGAAAGATACGCCGCTGGCGATCACGTTATCTCCTGCCGATCAGGCTGAATACGGTGTGACGGTTGCTGGCTTAAATGGCAAAACCCTGAGCAAGGCCTATACCGGGATTTGTGGTGATTGGGCGATTCAGACTGCGCAAATCAAAGCGGAGCTGACATCGAATACTTCGCTGTACAAGCAAGCCTTTAACGATCGGGAGTCCGTGTGTGGGGTTTCCAAAGATGAAGAGGCCGGGAATCTGATGCAATACACTCAGATGTACCAGTCCAGCGCCAAGATTGTTAGCACAGCTCAGCAGCTGTTTGATACCACCCTCGCGATGTTTAACTAA
- a CDS encoding flagellar hook protein FlgE, translating into MSFNIGLSGLKATSEQMNTISHNIANGSTAGFKSSRTEFQDVYSATFGGGQANGVAVSNIRQSFATGSMTTTGRNADLAINGDGFFVVENNGQKFYTRAGIFDTRQDKNNPSMLNLVSPDGSLLLGKGGQPITIDQADQAPKASTKGSLGLNLDSGAPVIDAAKPFDINDPATYNSTSTVKVYDKLGNEHQVTQYYRKTADGKWDMHVAMDNTLLPGGATPVEFDDTGKLTKPSPSNLSLTLPNGQPLALDMSAMTQYGGGFSINSVNSDGYAAGKFANWSFEPDGTVVARYTNGEKVSQGQLQLARFTNNEGLQPAGGNRWTETFASGQAMTGVAGEGQLGGILTGRYENSNVNITDEMVGLMGAQSSYQANAKSIQVANEMTKILFNSL; encoded by the coding sequence ATGTCTTTTAATATTGGCCTGAGTGGTCTGAAAGCGACCAGTGAGCAGATGAACACCATCAGCCACAACATTGCCAACGGCTCAACCGCCGGCTTTAAATCATCGCGTACCGAGTTTCAGGATGTCTATTCAGCCACTTTCGGCGGTGGCCAAGCCAACGGTGTGGCGGTGTCTAACATCCGTCAAAGCTTTGCTACCGGCAGCATGACCACCACGGGCCGTAATGCCGACTTAGCAATCAACGGTGATGGCTTTTTTGTGGTCGAGAACAACGGTCAGAAGTTTTACACCCGCGCCGGGATCTTCGATACCCGTCAGGACAAGAACAACCCAAGCATGCTGAATCTGGTCAGCCCAGATGGCTCGCTGCTGCTGGGTAAAGGCGGTCAGCCAATCACCATCGACCAAGCTGATCAGGCACCGAAGGCCAGCACCAAAGGCTCGCTGGGTCTGAATCTGGATTCTGGTGCTCCGGTGATTGATGCAGCAAAACCGTTTGATATCAATGATCCGGCTACCTATAACTCCACCAGCACCGTGAAGGTGTATGACAAGCTGGGTAATGAGCATCAGGTGACCCAATACTATCGCAAGACCGCCGATGGTAAGTGGGACATGCATGTGGCGATGGATAACACCCTGTTGCCAGGTGGTGCGACCCCTGTGGAGTTTGATGATACTGGCAAGCTGACCAAGCCAAGCCCATCCAACCTGTCATTGACCTTGCCTAACGGTCAACCGTTGGCGCTGGACATGAGTGCCATGACCCAGTACGGCGGCGGCTTTAGCATCAACTCAGTGAACTCCGATGGCTATGCGGCGGGTAAGTTTGCTAACTGGTCCTTTGAGCCGGACGGCACCGTGGTGGCCCGTTATACCAATGGCGAAAAAGTCAGCCAAGGTCAGCTGCAACTGGCGCGTTTTACCAATAACGAAGGTCTGCAACCAGCCGGTGGTAACCGCTGGACCGAAACGTTTGCGTCTGGTCAGGCGATGACGGGCGTGGCAGGGGAAGGTCAGTTGGGCGGCATTTTGACCGGTCGTTATGAGAACTCCAACGTGAATATCACCGATGAAATGGTCGGTTTGATGGGCGCGCAGAGCAGCTATCAGGCTAACGCCAAGTCCATTCAGGTCGCCAATGAGATGACCAAGATCCTGTTCAACTCTCTGTAA
- the fliS gene encoding flagellar export chaperone FliS, whose translation MNNGLNAYQQAKTQAQAAAASPHRLILMLLDGLLDNLTRARGFMERGQVEQKGQMITKCLDILQGLSAILDMEKGGEVATELYRLYDYCGRRLFEANAQNSIEMVDEVSGLISEIREGWLALHPSKVTGQ comes from the coding sequence ATGAATAACGGACTTAACGCTTATCAACAAGCCAAAACGCAGGCCCAAGCGGCAGCGGCTAGCCCGCATCGCCTGATCCTGATGTTGTTAGATGGTCTGCTGGATAACCTGACACGTGCGCGCGGTTTTATGGAGCGCGGTCAGGTTGAGCAAAAAGGGCAGATGATCACCAAGTGCCTGGATATTTTGCAGGGGCTGAGCGCCATTTTGGATATGGAAAAGGGCGGTGAGGTGGCTACTGAGCTGTACCGTCTGTATGACTACTGTGGTCGTCGTTTGTTTGAAGCCAACGCGCAAAACAGCATTGAGATGGTGGATGAAGTCAGCGGTCTGATCAGCGAAATTCGCGAAGGCTGGTTGGCATTGCATCCGAGCAAAGTGACTGGGCAATGA
- the flgG gene encoding flagellar basal-body rod protein FlgG, whose translation MNAALWVSKTGLAAQDVQMQVISNNLANVNTIGFKQDRAAFEDLFYQIKKQPGGMADQQNETPGGLMLGNGVRVVGTEKLMKTGAYQQTDVPTDMSIQGQGFFQIEMPDGTMAYTRNGQFHRNAEGMLVNSSGLPLSPNIEIPENATSFSVGTDGTVTYTSADDPQPQELGQITLVNFTNPAGLEAAGSNLFKETGASGAPNEGVAGENGLGQLKQFSLEGSNVSVVEEMVNMITTQRAYEMNAKVVSSADQMLKFVSQSL comes from the coding sequence ATGAATGCAGCATTATGGGTAAGTAAAACCGGTCTGGCGGCACAAGATGTCCAGATGCAGGTGATTTCCAACAACTTAGCGAACGTTAACACCATCGGCTTTAAGCAAGATCGCGCCGCGTTTGAAGATCTGTTCTATCAGATCAAAAAGCAGCCTGGTGGTATGGCCGATCAGCAAAATGAGACCCCAGGTGGTCTGATGCTGGGTAACGGTGTGCGTGTGGTGGGCACCGAAAAGCTGATGAAGACTGGTGCCTATCAGCAAACTGACGTGCCGACCGATATGTCGATTCAAGGTCAGGGCTTTTTCCAGATTGAAATGCCGGATGGCACCATGGCCTATACCCGTAACGGCCAGTTCCACCGCAATGCCGAAGGCATGCTGGTGAACTCCAGCGGTCTGCCGCTGAGCCCGAATATCGAGATCCCAGAAAATGCGACCAGCTTTTCGGTGGGAACCGATGGCACTGTGACCTATACCAGCGCCGATGATCCGCAGCCGCAAGAGCTGGGCCAAATCACTCTGGTGAACTTCACCAACCCAGCCGGTCTGGAAGCGGCCGGTAGCAACCTGTTCAAAGAAACCGGAGCCAGTGGCGCGCCGAATGAAGGGGTAGCCGGTGAAAATGGGCTGGGTCAGCTTAAGCAGTTCTCACTGGAAGGTTCCAACGTGAGCGTAGTGGAAGAGATGGTGAACATGATCACTACTCAGCGCGCTTATGAAATGAACGCCAAAGTGGTTTCCAGTGCCGATCAGATGCTGAAGTTTGTGAGTCAGTCACTGTAA
- a CDS encoding flagellin: MSLSVHTNQSSLTAQRSLASTQLSLNTSQQRLSTGLRINSAKDDAAGLQIANRMESQTRGLSVAQRNAADGISLSQTAEGALKEASNILQRQRELALQSANGTNTSADRTALNEEFSALNAELARIQKTTTFAGKALFESAGLKAGISFQVGAEMKSADKITVKVDTAAAFKSSAAISGTAGTIGAVVSGLDKAIAAMGKSMAELGAVQNRFQSTINNLSNIEENVSVAKGRIMDADIAKESANMTKQNMMMQAGISVLSQANQTPSMIMGLLR, translated from the coding sequence ATGTCACTGTCAGTTCATACTAACCAGTCTTCCCTGACTGCCCAGCGTTCCCTGGCTAGCACTCAACTGAGCCTGAACACTTCCCAGCAGCGCCTGTCTACCGGCCTGCGTATCAACAGCGCTAAAGACGATGCTGCTGGCCTGCAGATCGCTAACCGTATGGAATCTCAGACTCGTGGTCTGTCTGTGGCTCAGCGTAACGCGGCTGACGGTATCTCTCTGTCTCAAACTGCGGAAGGTGCGCTGAAAGAAGCCTCTAACATCCTGCAACGTCAGCGTGAACTGGCTCTGCAATCTGCTAACGGTACTAACACTTCAGCTGACCGTACTGCACTGAATGAAGAGTTCTCTGCACTGAATGCAGAACTGGCTCGTATTCAGAAAACTACCACTTTCGCAGGTAAAGCGCTGTTTGAATCTGCTGGTTTGAAAGCGGGTATCTCTTTCCAAGTTGGTGCTGAAATGAAGTCTGCTGACAAGATCACCGTTAAGGTTGATACCGCTGCAGCATTCAAATCCAGTGCTGCAATTAGCGGTACTGCGGGCACTATCGGTGCAGTAGTTTCTGGTCTGGATAAAGCCATCGCTGCAATGGGTAAATCTATGGCAGAACTGGGTGCGGTACAAAACCGTTTCCAATCTACCATTAACAACCTGTCTAACATCGAAGAGAACGTGAGCGTGGCGAAAGGCCGCATCATGGATGCTGATATCGCTAAAGAATCTGCCAACATGACCAAGCAGAACATGATGATGCAAGCTGGCATCTCTGTACTGTCTCAGGCAAACCAGACTCCATCCATGATCATGGGTCTGCTGCGTTAA